The Cellulomonas sp. S1-8 genomic sequence GCCGCCGCGTCCGCAGCTACTTCACGTCGGGCGAGAAGCGCAGCCGCATGGTCGAGATGGTGCGCCTCGCCGTCCGCGTCGACCCCGTCGTGTGCGCGTCGCCGCTCGAGGCGCGGGTCCGCGAGCTGCGGCTCATCGCCGAGCACGCACCGCGCTACAACCGCCGGTCGCGCGCCCCGGAGCGCATGCCCTGGGTGCGGCTGACCGACGAGCCGTACCCGCGGCTCTCGGTGGTGCGCGACGTGCGGCAGGGCACCGCGCACATCGGGCCGTTCGCGTCCCACGCGCTCGCGCAGCAGGCGGTCGACGCGCTGCACCACGCGTTCGCGGTGCGGCAGTGCACCGGGCGGCTGCCGACTGTGCCCGCACCCGGGGCCCACGCGTGCGTCCTCGCCGAGGTCGGGCGGTGCGGCGCGCCGTGCGTCGGCGGGCAGGACGTCGACGCGTACGCGCCCGTCGCCGACGCCGTGCGCGACGCGATGGCTGCCGACCCGCGCGCCGTCGTGCAGGCCCACGCCGCCCGGATCCGCACGCTCGCCACGCAGGAGCGCTTCGAGGAGGCCGCGACCGTGCGGGACCGGCTCACGGCGTTCGTCCGGGGAGCAGCGCGGGCGCAGCGCCACGCCCGGGCCGCCGCCTGCCGCGAGCTGATCGCCGCGCGCCGCACCGACGAGGGCGGCTGGGAGCTGGTCCTGGTGCGGTACGGGAGGCTCGCCGGCACCGCGGTGGTGGACCGACGCACCGACCCGCGCCCGGTCGTGGGGAGCCTGCGGGCCGGGGGCGAGCACGTCAGCGCACCCCTCGGGCCCGCGACGGCGGCGCACCCGGAGGAGACCGACCTCGTCCTCGCGTGGTTGGAGCAGCCCGGTGTCCGGCTCGTCGAGGTGGACGGCGAGTGGTCCTCGCCCGCACGCTCCGCGCAGGCGTCCCGGGACGCGGCCACCGCCATCGCCCTCGACCTCGTCGCACCGCGCGCACCGCTCGTCGACGACGCGACCCCCGCCGCTGCCACGGCACCGGCTCGCACGGCATGATGGCGGACATGCTCACCGCCATCGTGCTCATCGACTGCGACGCCGCCCGTATCCCCGAGGTCGCCGCGGCGACCGCCGAGATCGACGGGGTCTCCGAGGTCTACTCGGTGACCGGGGAGGTCGACCTCATCGCCCTCGTGCGCGTCCGCGAGCACGACACGCTCGCCGACGTCATCGCCGACAAGGTGAGCAAGGTCGAGGGGGTGCTGCGCACGCAGACCTACATCGCGTTCCGCGCGTACTCCAAGCACGACCTCGAGGAGGCGTTCGCGCTCGGCCTGGAGGACTGAGCGCGCACGCCGCGCCCGGCAGCGTCCGCCCGGCGCCCCGGGCGGACGCGCCGCTCAGAGAGCCGCGGCCGCCCGCCAGCGCTCGAGCACGTCCGCTGCGGCCCCGTCGTCGATCGCCCGCTCGGCGATGCGCGCGCCCGCGGCGAGACGAGCCACGAGCGAGCCCTCGGCGGTGCCCGGGAGCGTGCCGTCCGCCACGAGCGCACCGGCCGCGTTGAGCACGACGGTGTCGCGCACGGGCCCGCGCTCGCCGGCGACGAGCGCCCGCACGACCGCGGCGTTCTGCTCGGTGGCGCCGCCACGCAGCTGCTCGATCGTCACGGGGCCCACGCCGGACTCCGTCCAGTCGACGAGCTCCTCGCGCACGTCACCGCCACGGACCTCCCAGAACCGCGTCCGCCCCGTGGCCGCGATCTCGTCGAGGCCGTCGTCCTCCCCGCGGAAGACCAGGGCGGAACGGCCGCGCGACGCCAGCACGCCCGCGATGAGCCCCGCCATCCGCGCGTCCGACACGCCGATCGCGCTCGCCTGCGGCTGCGCCGGGTTGGTCAGCGGCCCGAGGAAGTTGAACGCCGTCGCGATGCCGAGCTCACGGCGGGTGGCGCCCGCGTGGCGCATCGAGGGGTGGAAAGCGCCGGCGAAGCAGAACGTGATGCCGACCTCGGAGGCGAGGGCGGCGACGCGGTCCAGCGGGAGGTCGAGCCGGATGCCCAGCGCCTCGAGGACGTCGGCCGTGCCCGTCGACGACGACGCCGCCCGGTTGCCGTGCTTGACGACCGTCAGCCCGGTGCCGGCGACGACGAGGGCGGCCATCGTCGAGATGTTCACCGTGTGCAGGCGGTCGCCGCCCGTCCCGACGATGTCCACGGAGCGACCCGGTGACTCGAAGCGGTGGGCGTGCTCGAGCATGGTCTCGGCCATGCCGCTGAGCTCGTCGACCGTCTCGCCCTTCGCGCGCAGGGCCACGAGGAAGCCCGCGACCTGCGACGGCGACGCCTCTCCGCTCATGATCCGGTTCATCGCCCAGGACGTGCCGGCGCGGTCGAGGTCCTGGCCGCGGACCAGCGACGTCAGCAGGTCGGGCCAGGTGAAGGTCGCCGTCATCGGCCGGCCGCCTCCGCGTGCACGAGGTCCGCGACCGCGGCGTGCAGCACGACCGGGTCCAGGGGCCGGCTCACGACCGCGTCGGCGTTCGACCACGACGCGAGCCACGCGTCCTGGGGACGACCGGTCAGCACGAGGACCGGGGGGCAGCGGTAGATCTCGTCCTTGAGCTGGCGGCACAGGCCGAGCCCGCCCACCTTGTCGGCCTCGCCGTCGAGGACCAGCACGTCCAGGCCGCCCGCCTCGACCGCCGTGATGACGGCGGCCGCGGTCGCGACCTCGGTCCACTCGATGTCCGGCTCGCCGCGCCCGAGGCGCCGGCCCACCGCGAGCCGCACCTGCTCGCGGGCGTCGACGTCGTCGCTGTACAGCA encodes the following:
- a CDS encoding DEDD exonuclease domain-containing protein; translated protein: MSSPRRLRPAVGVTPGPGATPVQLGLDELGTPLRDVTFVVVDLETTGGRAAEDAITEIGAVKVRGGEVLGEFQTLVDPGGPVPPFIQVLTGITTTMLVGAPTIAQVLPSFLEFARGSVLVAHNAPFDVGFLRAAAARCERAWPGFPVVDTVRLARRVVLRDEAPNHKLSTLAALFGATVTPNHRALADARATVDVLHALLGRLAPLGITHLEDLATATDPVPADVRRRRTLADDLPDSPGVYLFRGPREEVLYVGVSTTSLRRRVRSYFTSGEKRSRMVEMVRLAVRVDPVVCASPLEARVRELRLIAEHAPRYNRRSRAPERMPWVRLTDEPYPRLSVVRDVRQGTAHIGPFASHALAQQAVDALHHAFAVRQCTGRLPTVPAPGAHACVLAEVGRCGAPCVGGQDVDAYAPVADAVRDAMAADPRAVVQAHAARIRTLATQERFEEAATVRDRLTAFVRGAARAQRHARAAACRELIAARRTDEGGWELVLVRYGRLAGTAVVDRRTDPRPVVGSLRAGGEHVSAPLGPATAAHPEETDLVLAWLEQPGVRLVEVDGEWSSPARSAQASRDAATAIALDLVAPRAPLVDDATPAAATAPARTA
- a CDS encoding Lrp/AsnC family transcriptional regulator yields the protein MLTAIVLIDCDAARIPEVAAATAEIDGVSEVYSVTGEVDLIALVRVREHDTLADVIADKVSKVEGVLRTQTYIAFRAYSKHDLEEAFALGLED
- the trpD gene encoding anthranilate phosphoribosyltransferase; the encoded protein is MTATFTWPDLLTSLVRGQDLDRAGTSWAMNRIMSGEASPSQVAGFLVALRAKGETVDELSGMAETMLEHAHRFESPGRSVDIVGTGGDRLHTVNISTMAALVVAGTGLTVVKHGNRAASSSTGTADVLEALGIRLDLPLDRVAALASEVGITFCFAGAFHPSMRHAGATRRELGIATAFNFLGPLTNPAQPQASAIGVSDARMAGLIAGVLASRGRSALVFRGEDDGLDEIAATGRTRFWEVRGGDVREELVDWTESGVGPVTIEQLRGGATEQNAAVVRALVAGERGPVRDTVVLNAAGALVADGTLPGTAEGSLVARLAAGARIAERAIDDGAAADVLERWRAAAAL